In Malania oleifera isolate guangnan ecotype guangnan chromosome 8, ASM2987363v1, whole genome shotgun sequence, a single window of DNA contains:
- the LOC131162493 gene encoding uncharacterized protein LOC131162493, translated as MADRKSYPSLPSNYVSLVQLQERWLQAKEREQREKEEEEKRAERRREQERLREERESRRLEKDDDHEASTEIQSRSVRRRPFQRKDWRRIGPRNDRRAAEGRYGKSEERGVGTEAVVQGSDREERLREERGNHNLKKDDNGGVGAAAEASTESQSSSVCSWPYGRERMAPTNDQRMVEVRYEKSEEKGVGPEAVLEGEGTGESKESKKKMKERGRKKNWKTLRRTDDEGAGGRAHLIPKGELEERIPVTVTAEKEEMKTIKRQIRQESENSEAGGKVLGEKARVHRVAAIEPKFDSLSMNDGYKRGNRGSMMNIDSRRWMDQGHGRISRSEVQKPRLSVRVWVRKGESSSDGNVS; from the coding sequence ATGGCGGATAGGAAGAGTTATCCCTCTCTTCCTTCGAACTACGTGAGTCTCGTTCAGCTTCAGGAGCGGTGGCTCCAGGCGAAGGAGAGGGAGCAGcgagagaaagaggaagaggaaAAACGAGCGGAGCGCAGGCGCGAGCAGGAGAGACTCAGAGAAGAGCGGGAGAGTCGGAGACTGGAGAAGGATGATGATCATGAAGCGAGTACAGAAATTCAATCGAGGTCTGTTCGTCGTCGGCCATTTCAAAGGAAAGACTGGAGACGGATTGGACCGAGAAATGATCGCCGGGCGGCAGAAGGGAGGTACGGGAAATCGGAGGAGAGAGGAGTGGGGACTGAGGCAGTTGTCCAAGGGAGCGATCGCGAGGAGAGACTCAGAGAAGAGCGGGGGAATCATAATCTAAAGAAGGATGATAATGGTGGTGTTGGTGCTGCTGCTGAAGCGAGTACCGAATCTCAATCGAGTTCTGTTTGTAGCTGGCCATACGGCCGTGAACGGATGGCACCAACAAATGATCAACGGATGGTCGAAGTGAGGTATGAGAAATCGGAGGAGAAAGGAGTAGGGCCTGAGGCTGTTCTCGAAGGAGAGGGTACCGGTGAGAGCAAAGAAtcgaagaagaagatgaaggaaagaggaagaaagaagaacTGGAAGACATTGCGTAGAACAGATGATGAAGGGGCTGGTGGTAGGGCGCATTTGATACCGAAAGGTGAGCTGGAGGAGAGAATTCCAGTGACGGTGACTGCAGAAAAGGAAGAAATGAAGACAATCAAAAGACAAATCCGGCAAGAGAGCGAAAATTCAGAGGCAGGCGGCAAGGTTCTGGGGGAGAAAGCGCGGGTCCATCGGGTGGCGGCGATTGAACCAAAATTTGATAGTCTTTCGATGAATGATGGCTATAAAAGAGGCAATCGTGGATCGATGATGAATATAGATAGTCGTCGTTGGATGGACCAGGGTCATGGAAGGATCAGCCGCTCGGAAGTGCAGAAACCGAGACTCTCTGTTCGAGTCTGGGTTAGAAAAGGCGAGAGCAGTTCTGATGGCAATGTCTCTTGA